From the genome of Rhinatrema bivittatum chromosome 11, aRhiBiv1.1, whole genome shotgun sequence:
AGATCAGTGATTTAATCATTGGAGTCCTAACCACCAGCTAAAACTGCATCCCCATAGCTACGGAATTCACAGAAGCTTTCAGGCAGGCCCCGGGAAAGCTGTGGCGGGTCCCGCAGGGATAACTCTTCAAAAGGAGCTGCAATAGGTTGATCGTCCGCCCTAGCTCAGCACCTGGGGAAAGCCGCAGTGCGAGCGGCAGAACTTCAGTTTTCTCTGCTGGATGAAGGATGCAATCACTGAGGGCTTTGTTTCCAAGAAGACGTTTTCCCATTCTCTTCCGCTGATATTACTCCTGTAGGGTGTCCTACATACACTGAAATAACAATAATAAGAGCTCTAGGTCTATGGCAAAACCCTTTGCAAAAGGTCTGGAATGTTCACTCCTACTTGGCTCCTTTTCCCTGCGTTACTGCATTCCCATTTCTAGCACAAAAGCAGACTCAATGAACTGTCCCTATGCCTTCTACTCCCCACTCACCTCTAGCCTTTTAACACAGAGGTGCGCTTTATAAGCTTTCTCTGAGCGTCTCGCCTTTGGAACCCACAGCActagaaaacatgctttttgaTTTCTGGATAGAGGGGCAGAGGAATCCTTCCCCAGAAGCCTGCATCTTTTCACCCCACATTTCTTGCAGTGAATAGCACCCATGGAAACCTTGGATACTAAATTCCAAGCACAAAACATCAGAAGaattaaccaaaaaaaaagagagagaaagaggcagggGTGACAGTAAACTGCTGGCCATCAATTACATGTCTAATTAACTGTGCATTCAAATGCAATCGTGGAAGATCCACTTAATGggacaaaatgatttttttctctggATCTCGGAGTTCCATTAAGGCCATGAGTTACTAACAAACTGCACCCTGATTGAGAGAGATCGTGCACCTGTAGGCAAGCTTTGGAGGACCCAGCACACCAGCCAAGGATTTCTCCCATTCCTGGTTTACTCAAAGAACTGCACAGGGGGTGGCAGCAGTGCGCAGACACAGTGTTTGGCCTCCACTGCAATCCTTGCTTCGGCCGATGCCCTTCCATTTAGAAGTTCACATCCATCCCATCTATGCTTTGGATGGGTTTGTTCTGAATGGCCCTTTCTCCAAGACGTCTAAAAGCAGGCTTCAGGGAACAGCTTCaccttcaacattttttttttttaatttttattttggattaaAGGTATCATTAAGACTTTGGGTAGTGATCTTGTTTGAGTCTTCTGCTCTGCAAACAAATGGCAGCGAGAGAAGGGGTTATATGTTAGCGGCTGCAGCAACACCATTTagctggtgtgggggggggggggagggggagggcgtaCACAGTATTTAAAGATCATGTGCAGTGCTCTGACTGCAGacgaactggttgaattggttgtTCTGGACCAGCCCCTTTGGTGCTTCTCACGGCATCAACAAGAGATTGCACCAACATCCTACCATTAGCCGCCGAAATGCCAGTTTTCAACTTAAAGAAGAAATGTCAGAGAACTATAAAGATCGACTGAGTAAGAAACACCCAGGGAACGAAAACAGATGAGAAATaaaatctcccccacccccacctaaaAAATAGCACTGTGTATGACTGCAGCTGATAACACGTGTCCTGGATCCTAGGCGGAAATGTAAGGTCGCAGCTTTCCCCACTACGTTTGCTGTTTAGTGCAAGACTTAAGGGTTTCCAAAGAAGGCTGCACTAGAAACCAAAGCAATGCCAGAGTTAACCTGGTGCCAGCATGTAATGGGGCAAAATATGCAGGGTGTTTAAATATGGCAGGAACGGTCGCAGTTTCAATAGTTTGAGGAGTTTGTGGGTTTTTAGTGGGGGGCTTAGTCACATGGATTCCATGTTCTCGTGGTCTGCTTAGCACTCGCTTGCCACGGCTGCTTCCTAAAAGTCAAGAGAAAAAGGCCATTCAGAACATTCGGGACGCATTGCCAGCAGGTGGTGATTAGCAGATATTGAAAAGGATGCTAGGCTTCAGTCGCCCAGATAAAGGAGAAATCAGAACTGACGACAATGGGAGGGATGGATTAACCAAAATCCCCTGGCCAGGTGGCTATTGAAAACCATAAAAACTGAGTTTTTTTTTGACTAACCATTTTTAATCAGGAAGTAATCACATGGATACTCTTCCAGTGACCAATGGTGCCTTTAAAAGCTAATTATGCCACCGTAGACTGCAATGTGCAACTTTGTGGGTGCTCAGCTTACAGCAATGTTTGATACTAATATATAACAGCCAGAGTTGTCCCTGATAAGTGACTGGGGGAGAGATAAATGGCTGTTCACTTTTACAGGGATTTCTGCCTCTCCAGAATATACAAGCAAAGGTTTAATCTGTCTGTTTTGTATTATTCCTGAAGTAAATTGTTCATGTTTAGTCTGAACCAAACAGTAGGGTTTGCCTTATTGATCTCAATGTGATTATAGCCTTTCATGAAAAGATGTCCACTTTTGTATTTCTATAGTGCCTGTTGAGGGGAAACGGTATCACAGTGGGGGCTGTGCAGCAGACTTCAAAGCTAGGTTCTGTCTGTAGCACACACAGCTAAGACACATCTGACTTACTGTACGACACATCTGGAATGAACAATGGACTTGCTATGCACGTAGAAATGTTTTCTCAGCCTAtgattgtgtgagtgtgtgtgtgtgtgtatgtgttctctgtgtgtgtgtgtgtgtgtgagtatatgcatCTGTACGTGTTTAATGTTACTCTCAAGTTTAAAACAGATGGCTGTAGCCTGTCTTAACaaataaaggcagaaaaaaaaagcattcttgTGTTGTTTCCGTTTCACATTTCCTGGTGTGTGTCAGCCAGGTACCCAGCTCTGATTGGTAGGCTGTGAGGCAGTAGGCAACGTGGTCATATTTAGACCATTTTGTGGCGGAAGAGCAGAATCAAAGTTAAAGTCCATCTCATCGTTGTCCATAAAGTCATTGAGAATAATGGACTCCACATCACACTCCAAGCTGCCACTGAACATGTCCAGGTCAAGATCAGCTGGAAACTTGTCTTGACCCAAAACAGTAGGGTGGTATCCCACTTGGTAGGGACCCTGTAGTGACTCTAGCAAGCTCATGTGTGCCCCTTGGTTATTAAAATATGGATGATGATGCCCATGATGTGGAATGGCAGCCATACTACACGTGTCATTAGGCAAGCTCATAAGGCTGATAGGGCTAGGTAAGGCACTAGTGTTGACATTAGGGTGATGACCGGCTGGCGAAGGGTGATACAAAGAGTGGCTCTTCATTAAATTCACTGAATGAGCAGGGAAAGATGACAAACCCAGGTCTCCGTTGCCACACATGATTGCATTCTGTCTGTGACAGCGCGGTGGCACAACAGTATTGGCCGGAGGCATTGATGGGTCTGCTGGCACCATGCTCTCCTTGTGTGCATAGGAGATGGAGGAGAGCAGATCCTGGAGAGAAGAATTCCTGTAGGAGAGGACAGGCGAAAAGGTAGCCTGCTTGTTCTCTTGTATGGTCTGCATAGGCAAACGCCTCATCATACTCATAGCTGGCTGACTGTAGATAGTACCGCAGTAAGTATTGGAGCCAGCCCCTAATGCAGAGCACTTGGAACTGAACGTGAAACTGGAGCTTCTCTGCCTTAAGCTCCCTGTGGGAATCTGCTGGGATGGGCTCATATTGTAGTTGTCTTGCAAGTCGTCAAGGAGACCGTCTGTCAGCCCCTCGTTTAAGTTAATGGTGCCAGTTAGGTCCGTCAGCCTTGGAAGTTCCACTGAGCACCTTGCATTCAATGAGGGCGAGACTGTGCTGGACGGGCTAGGGTACATCAGGGGAGAGGATGGAGTTCCGTCGTCATCTTCCAGTTCATCTGGCTCATTATTGGCCATGATGGGAGACAGGTGCCCACCCATGGCGCCAGTGGAAGGGTTGGCTCTCGATCTAAAGTCTGCCCACACATCAAATTCGTCGCTGGCATGGGAAGTGGGGCTTTCGGACCACTTGGTCTGCTGGGAAGACGGGCTGTCCTCCCCTCGTTCCTGTGTCGCTTCCAGTTGCTTTTTCTTGCTGGCTTTCCCTTTGATCCTCAGAAACTTGCTGCTGTTATCCATGGACATTGCCCGCCTGCGTGGGGTCTTCCCGGTTTTCCCTCCTTCGGGGTTCAGCATCCACCAGGAGCTCTTCCCTGTTCCCTCGTTCTGGACCCGAATAAATCTGGTGTGCAGAGACAGATTGTGCCTGATGGAGTTCTGCAGGgataggaaaaggaaaaaaaaaaaaaagattaattgtAATTCTGAGCCATAATCACCTCACCCACTGATTGTGCCATTGTCTGTACCAGGAAAAAGCTGGCTGCCATCAGACACCAGACTAAAATATGCAAGGCATTACATTCCAGAGTTCATGAACATCCCCTCAAAAACCGCCTTTCCTAGATCagatctttattattattattgctatgTAACTTTTCAGATCTGTATTTTTCTACCTTGGCTTCCTCTTTTAGCCAAGCTGATAAAAGAGGAAATGCACTGCATTTTTTTTGACCAGAGATGCAACGCGGACCAGAGATGCTTTCTCAGGAGAATTCCTTCTGCGCTCTTTCCCACTCCATGATCAATCTTTACAATTGCTGGGGGTGGGTTTCGTTGGTTTATTAGACTACTTTTACCTTTGCTTTAGCCCGCTTTCCATCTCCCCACGCCATGTTACCTAATCGTAACCATTCCTTTTGGATGCCCGTGCTCAGCTGATagtctttcctttcttttaatgtCTCTCAATCACGGGGCTTGATCCAATCCCACGTGGGACTTAGATAAATGTctggcacaaaaaaaaagtattcccTGTAATGGATGAAATCATTTACTTGTATCCTCTCTGCTTGACAAGGGCTcgcaagagcccccccccccaccccagagtaTCTCTGCTAAGCTGAATAAACCTCCTTCGTTTGGCTTTTTAAACCAACCGCCCCACCACTGTCCTGCACATAAACATCACCAGGGTTCACTACAATATGCATGAGCCTTGCTATCCCTTGCAGACATATGGTCTCGCTGTTGACGTCTACAGCATCTGACACGGAGCAGGGAAGTGTACAGATGACGCTCCTGGTGTAGCATCAGCAGAGACcaagggcaagaagccaaaaacacCCGCCCGTCCTTCGATGACCACTAGGGCTCATTGAAATATCATCTGAAACACTTGTGTGCCCCTGCTCCACGGACAATAattagggaagggagggtgggagcGGGTGGAAAACAGCATGAACAGAAACACAGAAAACCTATTTCCCcgtcaaaaaaaaaatcccctcctaTGCCTAGCAAGATAAAGAGCATAAAGAACTGCAGTGATGGCAAAGAAACACATCCAAAGCCAACAAGATAATCCTTTCCCATGCCTGTGCTCTAGCTTCTCCTTTCCTGACCACAGAGGTACAAACGTGGCAGGTCAGGTGGCAATGCATAACTTTTCTCTTACTCATAAGATTCAAGAGTCAACCCCTCTAATGCTTTAACGGCAAAGTTGCAGGGGCCTATCAGCCTGATGAGCATCCCCAAACTGCACCTCCCACCtcactcttctcctccccccccccccaacaatcccACCTAGCACCCCCGAAAGACCGCCCGGGTCCACGGTAAAATCATTCTACTCCCAGCAGCTTCCAGCTTCTTGTAAGCAATCATGGGGGGAGCTGTGGCAGCTCATCTTTTGGGGggacaggagggaggaggaatggtGCACCATGTCCGACATTAGTTTAACACATTGTGGGGTGGGGAAGTAGGAGATCAGGCGTGCAAGCCCActaactttctttaaaaaaatttttttttggcattttgaatatagccggttaagatAAAGTTATTCAGGTGCACGCACCCACATAACTTTGAACCTAACAGTCTATATGCAAACTTAGGCGGTTATGTTTGACATTTATCTAGGAAATGTTTCCAGGATAACTTTATTCGCGTGTTTTCAGCGggacgtttatcccgctgaatatccctgataacatTTCATtaactttaaccagataagttatccattctCTGCTTTTCTGAATACTGGCCTCTAAAAACTTGATAACTCATCTTTCTTGATACACTTCAAAGGCAAGGAACAATGAAAAGTAAATACAATACATCAGAACTGACAACTTGAGtcaaaaaaagggaaaccaataCATGATTACAATCATAATTAAAAACTACAAGACAAAAATAACCACAAAATAACAAAGCTGAGAAAAACCTAAGCGCTGGAAGTCCTTCCACCAGTGAAACCTAATCCCCTGAATAACCAAATACCTGCATGAATAACGATGCCTTTGGGTTTTTCCGAAACTGCGGATAGAACCCTTCCAAACAAATGCCAGATGGTAAAGCAATTCCACAGGCCTGGAGCAGAGCATCCAAATGCTCGCTGCCCGGTACCCGTCAACCTCACAGAAGTCAAAGATGGAACCATCGACAAATCTGCTGGGAGGATCTGAGCGATCGCCCAACGATGATAAGTCCAGTAGCATAGCCCCTATGAAGACATTGGAAGATGACTGAGAACAGCCTTAACCTTCACTTGGAATTCCATGGGCAACCAGAGGAGATCTCTTAAAACAGGAGTTACATAACCAGCTACCTTGGCTCCAGTCAGAGAAGGAGTTAAtttccatctttctttttttttttgtaatgttttgtaATGCTTGTGATTTCTGTGAAGACCCTGTTTATCTCAGCTTTTTGTTCAGCTAGAAGTTTTAGCTGAGTACAGAGTATAGGT
Proteins encoded in this window:
- the FOXO6 gene encoding forkhead box protein O6 isoform X1, which encodes MEEKIRAPPLDIDPDFEPQSRPRSCTWPLPHPDFPGEGEEAAAAAAGEKPAGAAAAAAERRAGQQAPPAPGLDPAGQQQQLRKAKSSRRNAWGNLSYADLITKAIESSPDKRLTLSQIYDWMVRFVPYFKDKGDSNSSAGWKNSIRHNLSLHTRFIRVQNEGTGKSSWWMLNPEGGKTGKTPRRRAMSMDNSSKFLRIKGKASKKKQLEATQERGEDSPSSQQTKWSESPTSHASDEFDVWADFRSRANPSTGAMGGHLSPIMANNEPDELEDDDGTPSSPLMYPSPSSTVSPSLNARCSVELPRLTDLTGTINLNEGLTDGLLDDLQDNYNMSPSQQIPTGSLRQRSSSFTFSSKCSALGAGSNTYCGTIYSQPAMSMMRRLPMQTIQENKQATFSPVLSYRNSSLQDLLSSISYAHKESMVPADPSMPPANTVVPPRCHRQNAIMCGNGDLGLSSFPAHSVNLMKSHSLYHPSPAGHHPNVNTSALPSPISLMSLPNDTCSMAAIPHHGHHHPYFNNQGAHMSLLESLQGPYQVGYHPTVLGQDKFPADLDLDMFSGSLECDVESIILNDFMDNDEMDFNFDSALPPQNGLNMTTLPTASQPTNQSWVPG
- the FOXO6 gene encoding forkhead box protein O6 isoform X2, translating into MKTVRGSTDLATGGEGEDKYRRAAVWASRRNGLIDSLLLHTSHELGAGIMNSIRHNLSLHTRFIRVQNEGTGKSSWWMLNPEGGKTGKTPRRRAMSMDNSSKFLRIKGKASKKKQLEATQERGEDSPSSQQTKWSESPTSHASDEFDVWADFRSRANPSTGAMGGHLSPIMANNEPDELEDDDGTPSSPLMYPSPSSTVSPSLNARCSVELPRLTDLTGTINLNEGLTDGLLDDLQDNYNMSPSQQIPTGSLRQRSSSFTFSSKCSALGAGSNTYCGTIYSQPAMSMMRRLPMQTIQENKQATFSPVLSYRNSSLQDLLSSISYAHKESMVPADPSMPPANTVVPPRCHRQNAIMCGNGDLGLSSFPAHSVNLMKSHSLYHPSPAGHHPNVNTSALPSPISLMSLPNDTCSMAAIPHHGHHHPYFNNQGAHMSLLESLQGPYQVGYHPTVLGQDKFPADLDLDMFSGSLECDVESIILNDFMDNDEMDFNFDSALPPQNGLNMTTLPTASQPTNQSWVPG